In Ruminiclostridium papyrosolvens DSM 2782, the following proteins share a genomic window:
- a CDS encoding spore germination protein — MGIVKRLRKYIIYEKKSIKNDFELKETKSVNCGKAKNASSMDRFDSEELKDYFEKCPDKDEYLEEHVSDEIDNNKRIMKKIYNIPENSDIIYREFNISVQDENYQAFIVFIDGMTDSSIISNNILKPLMILSNFDIKQEVKDAGEFIFNRLIPFNQLKKVNNFKDIVSNINFGGCAIFVNGLEYAYTADTKKWEHRAVGEPNSETVIRGPQEAFNEQIRANTALLRKILKDKDLTIKGLTIGKRSNTPCAVMYIRDIANESLVQEVLKRVKSIKVDYIFDSGELEQLLEDSTFLTAPQIFATERPDTVARMLAQGNIAVILDGSPYVLVMPATITEFLSTPEDINIRFPYVNFIRMIRIIGVIIALLLPGLYIAVTNYHQEMIPTNLLFAIEASREIVPFPTVIEIIVMEFSFELIREAGIRVPGAIGSTIGIVGGLILGQAAVTANLVSPILIIVVAITALGSFSIPSFSMSFSIRIIRFAYIILGSIAGFFGIGLGLLLNSLLLASSKSFGVPFLTPFGPITNGKYSDKIMRKPMWKQEKRPDYLNTKDIIKQPEVSRGWTHSDKGEEGGEDNEK, encoded by the coding sequence TTGGGAATTGTAAAAAGACTAAGAAAATACATTATATATGAAAAAAAAAGCATAAAAAATGATTTTGAGTTGAAGGAAACCAAGTCAGTAAATTGTGGCAAGGCAAAAAATGCCTCTTCTATGGATAGATTTGATAGTGAAGAGTTAAAGGATTACTTTGAAAAATGCCCTGATAAGGATGAATATCTTGAAGAGCACGTTTCGGATGAAATAGATAATAATAAAAGAATTATGAAAAAAATATATAACATACCTGAAAACAGTGACATTATTTACAGGGAGTTCAATATTTCGGTACAAGATGAGAATTATCAGGCTTTCATTGTTTTTATTGACGGAATGACGGACAGCAGTATTATAAGCAATAATATTCTTAAGCCTTTAATGATTTTATCAAACTTTGATATAAAGCAAGAGGTAAAGGATGCAGGAGAATTTATATTCAACAGACTTATACCTTTTAATCAGTTAAAAAAGGTCAATAACTTTAAAGATATTGTAAGCAATATAAATTTTGGCGGGTGTGCTATATTTGTGAATGGATTGGAGTATGCATACACAGCGGACACTAAGAAGTGGGAACACAGAGCTGTGGGAGAGCCAAATTCGGAAACTGTCATAAGAGGGCCACAGGAAGCTTTTAATGAGCAAATAAGGGCAAATACAGCACTTCTGAGAAAAATATTAAAGGATAAAGACTTGACTATCAAGGGGCTTACTATAGGTAAGAGAAGCAATACTCCTTGTGCTGTCATGTATATTCGTGATATTGCAAATGAATCCCTTGTACAGGAAGTATTAAAAAGAGTTAAAAGTATAAAAGTTGATTATATATTTGATTCCGGGGAATTGGAGCAACTATTGGAAGACAGCACTTTTCTGACAGCACCACAGATATTTGCAACTGAAAGACCTGATACTGTTGCAAGAATGCTGGCCCAAGGTAACATAGCCGTTATATTGGACGGAAGTCCTTATGTACTTGTAATGCCTGCAACAATTACGGAATTCCTTAGTACACCTGAAGATATAAATATAAGATTTCCTTATGTAAATTTTATACGAATGATAAGAATAATAGGCGTTATCATAGCACTTTTATTGCCCGGGCTGTATATAGCGGTAACGAATTATCATCAGGAAATGATTCCAACTAATCTTTTGTTTGCAATTGAGGCTTCGAGAGAAATAGTTCCCTTTCCGACAGTAATTGAAATAATAGTAATGGAATTTTCATTTGAGCTTATAAGAGAAGCAGGTATCAGAGTGCCGGGAGCCATCGGCTCTACAATAGGCATTGTGGGGGGCTTGATTTTAGGTCAGGCGGCGGTTACTGCCAATCTTGTAAGTCCAATACTCATAATAGTAGTAGCTATTACAGCACTTGGCTCCTTTTCAATACCCAGTTTCTCTATGTCCTTTTCCATAAGGATAATTAGATTTGCTTATATTATATTAGGCTCCATAGCGGGATTTTTTGGAATAGGATTAGGACTGCTGTTGAATTCTCTGCTCCTTGCATCGTCAAAATCTTTCGGAGTACCTTTTCTCACACCTTTTGGGCCTATTACAAACGGAAAATATTCTGACAAAATAATGAGAAAACCTATGTGGAAGCAGGAAAAAAGACCTGACTATCTTAATACCAAGGACATTATAAAACAGCCTGAAGTAAGCAGAGGATGGACTCACAGTGATAAAGGTGAGGAGGGAGGTGAGGATAATGAGAAATAA
- a CDS encoding GerAB/ArcD/ProY family transporter has product MRNKEGFGSWESICLLINMIFVQAILYFPKDAAGMGGSAGWIIPIAVTIMAYIYFAIATGFYRQHGSLGLLEICEKSAGKVFKIIVGLLAALLLMLFEVSLLGEYAHSLKIVSLDKSPLAYILILFLVGMIAAAYYGIEVIARISAFIVPICILGFILITIGVIPEYHIDNLFPILGKGVNSLISGSTVSLHIFSPLLLIFFLIPFFKRRNLKRVGYLSITISGLILFWATLSFLLIYPYEMAAGKKIPIFQMARLIEVGNYIQRVESVFVLVFSLASILYMGALFSFIIHIIAKTLDLDRHQPIILPMAVILYTMTFYKRGLPFHIPGNQMANILWILALLLPIIVLIIGSIKKVTYENEGGQDCE; this is encoded by the coding sequence ATGAGAAATAAAGAGGGATTTGGTTCATGGGAATCAATCTGTTTATTGATAAATATGATTTTTGTTCAGGCAATATTATATTTTCCAAAAGATGCTGCAGGTATGGGGGGGAGTGCAGGATGGATTATACCTATAGCAGTAACCATAATGGCGTATATCTACTTTGCCATAGCCACCGGATTTTATAGACAGCATGGAAGCCTTGGTTTACTTGAGATATGTGAAAAGTCAGCGGGAAAAGTATTTAAAATAATTGTAGGGCTTTTAGCAGCATTATTACTTATGCTGTTTGAAGTGTCTCTTTTAGGTGAGTATGCTCATTCGCTGAAAATAGTATCACTTGATAAATCTCCATTAGCATATATCCTCATTCTTTTTTTGGTGGGAATGATTGCGGCTGCATACTACGGAATAGAAGTTATTGCACGCATAAGTGCTTTTATAGTACCCATATGCATTTTAGGCTTTATATTAATAACAATAGGCGTTATCCCGGAATATCATATAGATAACTTATTCCCGATTTTAGGAAAAGGTGTTAATTCACTAATAAGCGGCAGTACTGTAAGCTTGCATATATTTTCCCCGCTGCTGCTAATATTTTTTTTGATACCGTTTTTTAAGAGAAGGAATCTAAAACGTGTAGGCTATTTATCAATAACCATATCAGGATTAATACTGTTTTGGGCAACGTTATCCTTTTTATTAATTTATCCCTACGAAATGGCAGCCGGTAAAAAGATACCTATATTTCAGATGGCGAGACTTATTGAAGTTGGAAATTATATACAAAGAGTAGAATCGGTATTTGTTTTGGTATTTTCATTAGCATCAATATTATATATGGGGGCCTTGTTTTCTTTCATAATCCATATAATTGCCAAAACGCTGGATTTGGACAGACATCAGCCAATTATATTGCCAATGGCAGTAATATTATACACTATGACATTTTATAAGAGAGGACTTCCTTTTCATATACCGGGCAACCAAATGGCAAACATACTTTGGATTTTAGCACTTTTACTGCCAATTATTGTTCTGATTATAGGCTCTATAAAAAAAGTAACTTATGAAAATGAGGGAGGGCAAGACTGTGAGTAA
- a CDS encoding Ger(x)C family spore germination protein codes for MSKIAKLFCSILCISIIATALTGCYDNREIEDLAYVVAIGIDEADNNMFNLTFQSAVPKSIATGEGETTDIKTFKTDNFISGFRKTGRYLSKKINLSHTKIIVVSEKIAERGLLPFLNGLQNYMELRPNVNIIVSASGAKNYIESLQPKLSASPTKFYDMMFKSYQTDFRVPSSELGDYLYRTHSSGVQPVTIYTDVDESVIDSKKSETDKPEGEADKGKKNMSVKGLAVFNGDKMAGSLDSQETSIYALMTGSIDSIKLEVKDPLDERYKILSNIRKDKSSKTRVQVDGNKPQINVDLNLHADIEAVQSNINYSDAAKLQKVQKEYEAYIKNEMNSLLSKATYEYKSDIFGFGQTAKKNYMSISQWEKAKWHEIFPSSAYKIRVTVTVSGQQ; via the coding sequence GTGAGTAAAATAGCCAAACTCTTTTGCAGCATTTTATGCATATCAATAATTGCGACAGCATTGACAGGCTGCTATGATAACAGAGAAATTGAAGACTTAGCTTATGTAGTAGCAATCGGGATAGATGAAGCTGATAACAATATGTTTAATCTTACCTTTCAGAGTGCCGTGCCAAAATCAATTGCTACAGGAGAAGGGGAAACAACGGATATAAAAACCTTCAAGACTGATAATTTCATTTCAGGCTTCAGAAAAACCGGAAGGTATCTAAGTAAAAAAATAAATTTGTCTCATACAAAAATAATTGTGGTTTCTGAAAAAATAGCAGAAAGAGGACTACTTCCATTTCTGAATGGTCTACAAAACTACATGGAGCTTCGTCCTAACGTAAATATTATTGTTTCTGCAAGCGGAGCAAAAAACTATATAGAATCCCTGCAACCCAAACTTTCGGCAAGCCCTACTAAATTTTATGATATGATGTTTAAATCCTACCAAACTGATTTTCGTGTTCCCAGTTCTGAACTGGGGGACTATTTATACAGAACACACAGCTCAGGGGTGCAACCTGTAACAATATATACTGATGTAGATGAAAGCGTTATTGACAGTAAAAAGTCGGAAACAGACAAACCTGAGGGAGAGGCAGATAAGGGAAAGAAGAATATGTCCGTAAAAGGTTTGGCGGTGTTTAATGGGGACAAAATGGCAGGAAGTCTCGATTCACAGGAAACCTCTATATATGCGTTAATGACAGGGTCTATAGATAGCATAAAACTAGAGGTCAAAGACCCTCTGGATGAAAGATATAAAATATTAAGTAATATAAGGAAAGATAAATCTTCTAAAACAAGAGTACAGGTAGATGGAAATAAACCTCAAATAAATGTAGACTTAAATCTTCATGCCGATATAGAGGCTGTCCAAAGCAACATAAATTACTCCGATGCTGCGAAGCTACAGAAAGTTCAAAAGGAGTATGAAGCTTATATTAAAAATGAAATGAACAGCCTTCTCAGTAAAGCAACATATGAGTACAAAAGCGATATATTTGGATTTGGACAGACTGCAAAGAAAAATTACATGTCCATATCCCAATGGGAAAAAGCCAAATGGCACGAAATCTTCCCCAGTAGTGCCTACAAAATCAGAGTGACTGTGACGGTATCAGGGCAACAATAA